The DNA region CTTGCTCCCCTGGCCAACGGCACATACGGCGATTAACGGAAGAAGCCTGAAGATCTTCAAGGCACGGAAAAAAGATGGCAGGGGAAAAGCGGGAACAGTAATCATTGTGACAAAAGATCATTTTGAAGTTGCAGCAGGTTCCGGTTCCGTTGAAATAACAGAACTGCAACTGGAAGGAAAAAAACGGATGAGCAGCGGCGATTTTCTAAGAGGTGTTCAAATCAGGGTGGGAGACAAACTCGGGCAATGAAGCATGCAGCGGCAGGACACAGACATGGTCACGCTGATCATGATTCGAACGAAAAAAAGCACCTGGGAACGGAGTGGGCCAATGAAGACCTGAGCATTCACGAGGCAGAACTCGATGAAAGTGCAGGCCTTTTCTTTCGTTTCACTACAGGAGCGCTTTTTCTCCTGTCAGCCATTCTCTTCTTTGTCCTTTACCTCATTGCACCTCGACTCTCGGAAATTCACCACCGAACACCGGAGTTCCTGACCTATGCAAGCGCAATCTTTATAATCTTTGCATCTCTCGGCCTCTTTCTTACCTACATAACCGTTACCACAGGAAAGCGCCTTTTACCGGATTTCCTCACCAAAGGAGGCAAGGACAAAACACTTATAATTCTCATTACTCCCCTGGCAGTAAAACTGGGTGGCTTTTTTGGTGTCTCACGGGACCGTATTGCCAGTTCCTTTATCAAGGTAAACAATGCCCTCGTCATGGCCGCCGGAAAGAGAGGCAAAAACAACAGCGTTCTCATTCTTCTGCCCCGCTGTATCCAACATTCAAAATGCAAACAAAAGGTAGAGATAGATATTACTAACTGCAAGGACTGCGGCCTTTGCGACATTGCAGACATTATAAGAATATGCGAAGAAAATAAAATCGAATCCTTTGTAGCAACGGGAGGCAACCTGGCGAGAGCGCTCATCAAGGAGAAACGACCGTCAGGCGTTATAGGTGTTGCCTGCGAAAGAGAACTGCTCAGCGGCATTCATGACACGTCGGGCCTGCCTGTTATCGGCATACCCAATAGCCGGCCCGAGGGCCCCTGTATCGACACCAGGGTAGATCTGGAAAAGCTCGACAAAGCGGTCAAGTCTTTCCTCAAATAATAAAACAAGTTCCCCTCAAGGAGAATCATGAAAAAAATTAAAATAGCGCCTTCCATTCTATCTGCCGATTTCACAAGACTCGGCGAAGAGGTTAAAGCCGTCGAAGAGGCAGGCGCAGACTACATACATGTAGACATCATGGATGGCCACTTCGTACCCAATATTACCATTGGCCCCCTGATCGTTGCTGCCCTTAAAAAAGTAACAAAACTTCCCCTTGATGTTCATCTGATGATTGAAAAACCTGAATTCTACATACCCGAATTCGGTAAAGCGGGCAGTGACATTATTACCGTTCATGCCGAGGCCTCGGTTCATCTCAACAGGGCCATAGCCATGATAAAGGAAACAGGGGCAAAGGCGGGAGTTTCACTCAATCCATCGACGCCGCTTACAGCCATTGACTGTCTTCTGGAAGATATTGACCTTGCTCTCGTCATGAGTGTCAATCCGGGATTCGGAGGACAATCCTTTATAGAATCATCACTGAAAAAAGTGGCTTCACTAAGGAAAGAACTGGACAAGCGCGGCCTCGACAAGGTAGCGCTGGAAGTGGACGGTGGTATCAAGATTGAAAATATCAGAAGTGTAAGGGAAGCAGGAGCGGATGTCTTTGTTGCCGGTTCAGCTATCTTCGGCAAAGGTAATTACAATGACATTATCACTGAAATGAAAAGAATTGCGGCTTAATTACCCTTGCTTCCTTCTTTCACATAGTTTGCAATAGCCATTTTAAGCTCCAGAGGAATTTTCGAAAATTTTATTCCCATGCCAGGCATAATATGGGACGGCAGGGCTGAGCTATCCTCTATTATCCTCACGACATCACCTTCAGCCTCATAAACGGTTTCCGACTTTGGAAGTTTAAACCTGAGCACCAGCCCTGAACCCACATCCAGCGGTTTAGTACAGACGATAAACATTCCTCCTTCACTGATGTCATGCATTGCGGAAGTATGCTCTTCACCATCGGTAAGGAAGGTTACATCCGTATTGATGGGCGCTCTTACATGCTCCCTGACCAGCACATGAAGAAAGTTTTTTACCTTACCGAGAAGTTCCATCCTGTTAATAGGTTTAGTTACAAATTCGTCACAACCCGCAAGAAGACATTTGGCCTTTTCATCCTCTTCACCGGCTTTTGTCACCATGATGATGGGCGTCTGTTTAAGTTCGGGATCAGACTTGACGAGTTTACAACACTCATCACCATTCATTTCAGGCATATAGAGATCCAACAAAATGAGGTCAGGGCGCTCCGCTTTAATAATTTTAAGGGCTTCATGACCGTCATTTGCCGTTAAAATGCTGCAATTCGTTCTTTTCAAGAAAGATTTTTGCAGTTCTATAAAGAATTTGACGTCATCAACGATGAGTATTTTTTTTGTTTGCATATAAACCCGGTCCTTTAAGAATGGTCTAAATTCTACTCGGTAGAAAAGGAATTGTCAATTGGACTTATGGAAAGCTTTAAAAAGGTACGCATAGAAAATCAGGGGAGAAAAACACTTTTCTTTTTTCCTGATTTATCCATCAATAATATTTGTATGTTCCGGCAGAGTCTCATCGGTAATGAGTCTCCACATGAGTTCAGCCACAAGCCGGGACACGATTACCGTATGCGAGTTTCCCATTTTTACCTGGGCAAGCTTCATGTTCCTTTCAACAATCATATTCCCCGTAAGATTAAAGATAATATCTATATTATCACCCATATCAATGATCTCATTTTCATCGCAACAAATGGGAATACCTTTATCCTTTGCATAATCAAGGCCGGGAGACGTATCATTTTTTTCTAAAACAGCCACAATAGAAATACCACTA from Deltaproteobacteria bacterium includes:
- a CDS encoding DUF116 domain-containing protein translates to MKHAAAGHRHGHADHDSNEKKHLGTEWANEDLSIHEAELDESAGLFFRFTTGALFLLSAILFFVLYLIAPRLSEIHHRTPEFLTYASAIFIIFASLGLFLTYITVTTGKRLLPDFLTKGGKDKTLIILITPLAVKLGGFFGVSRDRIASSFIKVNNALVMAAGKRGKNNSVLILLPRCIQHSKCKQKVEIDITNCKDCGLCDIADIIRICEENKIESFVATGGNLARALIKEKRPSGVIGVACERELLSGIHDTSGLPVIGIPNSRPEGPCIDTRVDLEKLDKAVKSFLK
- the rpe gene encoding ribulose-phosphate 3-epimerase, whose amino-acid sequence is MKKIKIAPSILSADFTRLGEEVKAVEEAGADYIHVDIMDGHFVPNITIGPLIVAALKKVTKLPLDVHLMIEKPEFYIPEFGKAGSDIITVHAEASVHLNRAIAMIKETGAKAGVSLNPSTPLTAIDCLLEDIDLALVMSVNPGFGGQSFIESSLKKVASLRKELDKRGLDKVALEVDGGIKIENIRSVREAGADVFVAGSAIFGKGNYNDIITEMKRIAA
- a CDS encoding response regulator, whose protein sequence is MQTKKILIVDDVKFFIELQKSFLKRTNCSILTANDGHEALKIIKAERPDLILLDLYMPEMNGDECCKLVKSDPELKQTPIIMVTKAGEEDEKAKCLLAGCDEFVTKPINRMELLGKVKNFLHVLVREHVRAPINTDVTFLTDGEEHTSAMHDISEGGMFIVCTKPLDVGSGLVLRFKLPKSETVYEAEGDVVRIIEDSSALPSHIMPGMGIKFSKIPLELKMAIANYVKEGSKGN
- a CDS encoding Gfo/Idh/MocA family oxidoreductase, which codes for MEGQVRIAIVGLGRVGSTFIRKLKKFENSGISIVAVLEKNDTSPGLDYAKDKGIPICCDENEIIDMGDNIDIIFNLTGNMIVERNMKLAQVKMGNSHTVIVSRLVAELMWRLITDETLPEHTNIIDG